A genomic stretch from Melospiza georgiana isolate bMelGeo1 chromosome 27, bMelGeo1.pri, whole genome shotgun sequence includes:
- the REXO2 gene encoding oligoribonuclease, mitochondrial, whose product MLGGGRAGLGRLRICAGRLWRGRRRAAAMAGGDMGQRMVWVDLEMTGLDVEKDQILEMACLITDCDLNVLAEGPNLIINQPDELLESMSEWCKEHHGKSGLTKAVKESKISLQQAEYEFLSFVRQQTPPGLCPLAGNSVHADKKFLDKYMPQFMRHLHYRIIDVSTVKELCRRWYPEEYEFAPKKAASHRALDDIRESIKELQFYRDHIFKRKTDEKKRKLIENGESDKAAS is encoded by the exons ATGCTGGGCGGCGGCCGCGCCGGCCTGGGCCGCCTGCGGATCTGCGCCGGGCGGTTGTGGCGGGGCCGGCGGAGGGCGGCGGCCATGGCCGGCGGCGACATGGGGCAGCGCATGGTCTGGGTGGACCTGGAG ATGACGGGCCTGGACGTGGAGAAGGACCAGATCCTGGAGATGGCGTGTCTGATCACCGACTGCGACCTCAACGTGCTGGCCGAG GGCCCGAACCTGATCATCAACCAGCCCGACGAGCTGCTGGAGAGCATGTCCGAGTGGTGCAAGGAGCATCACGGGAAG TCTGGCCTTACTAAGGCGGTGAAGGAGAGTAAAATCTcgctgcagcaggcagagtaCGAGTTCCTGTCCTTCGTGCGGCAGCAGACAcccccagggctctgtcctCTCGCAG GTAACTCTGTTCATGCAGATAAGAAATTCCTTGACAAATACATGCCACAGTTCATGAGGCACCTTCATTACAGGATCATTGATGTGAGCACTGTCAAGGAGCTTTGCAG GCGCTGGTATCCGGAGGAATACGAGTTTGCACCAAAGAAGGCTGCTTCTCACAG AGCACTTGATGACATCAGGGAAAGCATCAAAGAACTCCAGTTCTACAGAGACCACATCTTCAAGAGGAAAACGgatgagaagaaaaggaaactgATTGAGAATGGGGAAAGTGACAAAGCTGCCAGCTGA
- the RBM7 gene encoding RNA-binding protein 7: MGAAAAEANRTLFVGNLDPKVTEELIFELFHQAGPVITVKIPKDRDGRPKQFAFVNFKHEESVPYGLRLLNGIKLYGRPMRIQFRSGSSHAAQDINPSCSQLGAPGTSLPGMPHPASNCSRYERVPDGMGAPGYPSSLQRQAVMNSAARQQPQFGGKYGEQPGFAPPGYPHSFHGLPGSPGPRRLEGPRKARLGAHPYGPDGRHFGRERFGDGGPEYGRGKRDEYGFEERGHEGEHHYRGREEHYEDRHRDGWSYEHRRDSYREAKWHSARH; this comes from the exons ATGGGGGCAGCGGCAGCCGAGGCGAACCGGACGCTCTTCGTGGGGAACCTGGACCCCAAGGTCACCGAGGAGCTCATCTTCGAGCTCTTCCACCAG GCGGGGCCCGTGATCACCGTGAAGATCCCGAAGGACCGGGATGGACGGCCCAAGCAGTTCGCCTTCGTCAATTTCAAGCACGAGGAGTCGGTGCCGTACGGGCTGCGGCTGCTCAACGGGATCAAGCTGTACGGGCGGCCCATGCGCATCCAGTTCCGATCAG ggagcagtCATGCAGCCCAGGATATCAATCCATCCTGTTCCCAGCTCGGAGCTCCTGGCACCAGCCTTCCTGGGATGCCTCATCCAGCGTCCAACTGCAGCAG gTATGAGAGGGTTCCAGATGGCATGGGCGCACCGGGGTACCCGTCGAGCCTGCAGAGACAAGCGGTG ATGAACAGCGCGGCCCGGCAGCAGCCCCAGTTCGGGGGCAAGTACGGGGAGCAGCCCGGCTTTGCGCCTCCCGGCTACCCGCACTCGTTCCACGGCCTGCCCGGCTCCCCGGGGCCGCGGCGCCTGGAGGGGCCGCGCAAGGCCCGCCTGGGCGCCCACCCCTACGGCCCCGACGGGCGCCACTTCGGCCGCGAGCGCTTCGGGGACGGCGGCCCCGAGTACGGGCGTGGCAAGCGCGACGAGTACGGCTTCGAGGAGAGGGGCCACGAGGGTGAGCACCACTACCGAGGCCGCGAGGAGCACTACGAGGACAGGCACCGCGACGGCTGGAGCTACGAGCACCGCAGGGACAGCTACAGAGAGGCCAAGTGGCACTCGGCGCGCCACTGA